One genomic window of Salvia miltiorrhiza cultivar Shanhuang (shh) chromosome 4, IMPLAD_Smil_shh, whole genome shotgun sequence includes the following:
- the LOC131022331 gene encoding phenylacetaldehyde reductase-like gives MEKVVCVTGASGYIASWLVKLLLQRGYTVKATVRNLRDSSKVAHLTALEGANERLRLYEANLLEEGSFDSVVDGCQGVFHTASPVFVSVSDPQTELIDPAVKGTINVLKSCTKATTIKRVVITSSIAAVMYNYDSLKQDFIVDETWFSDPIFCEEKKEWYALSKTLAEKETWKFAEENGLDLVTLHPGFTIGPPLQPSLNLSCAALLNLIKEGKQLMANGVYRYVDVRDVALAHILALENPCASGRYCLVGRVTYSFEALDILKLIFPSLSLPPTETVNRAAKLPFQVSRKRAESLGISFRPLEESLKDSVECFQHRNLITL, from the exons ATGGAAAAGGTTGTGTGTGTTACAGGAGCATCCGGCTACATAGCGTCCTGGTTGGTTAAGCTTCTCCTCCAGCGTGGTTACACTGTTAAGGCCACCGTCAGGAACCTCC GTGACTCGAGCAAGGTTGCACATCTAACAGCACTAGAAGGAGCTAACGAGAGGCTGCGTTTATATGAAGCGAACCTACTCGAGGAAGGATCATTCGATTCCGTAGTTGATGGCTGCCAAGGAGTATTTCACACTGCATCACCTGTTTTCGTATCAGTTTCCGATCCACAG ACGGAGCTGATAGATCCTGCAGTGAAGGGAACCATAAATGTGCTCAAGTCCTGCACAAAAGCAACAACCATCAAAAGAGTAGTCATCACATCTTCAATTGCAGCTGTTATGTATAACTACGATTCTTTAAAACAAGATTTTATAGTAGATGAAACATGGTTTTCGGATCCAATCTTCTGCGAGGAGAAAAAG GAATGGTATGCTCTGTCGAAAACTCTAGCAGAGAAGGAGACATGGAAATTCGCGGAAGAGAATGGCCTCGACTTGGTTACGTTACACCCAGGCTTCACCATTGGTCCTCCACTGCAGCCATCTCTCAACTTGAGCTGTGCTGCTCTTCTCAATCTCATCAAAGAAG GAAAACAGTTAATGGCTAATGGTGTGTACCGATATGTTGATGTTCGAGATGTTGCTCTTGCACATATTCTAGCGCTGGAGAACCCTTGTGCAAGCGGTAGATATTGTCTGGTTGGGAGAGTGACTTATTCGTTTGAAGCACTCGACATTTTGAAACTGATATTCCCTTCTCTCAGCCTCCCTCCAAC AGAAACGGTGAATCGGGCGGCTAAGCTCCCGTTCCAAGTTTCTAGAAAGAGAGCTGAAAGTTTGGGCATCAGTTTTAGGCCCCTCGAGGAGAGTCTCAAGGACTCTGTTGAATGCTTCCAGCACAGAAATTTGATCACTTTATGA
- the LOC131022330 gene encoding uncharacterized protein LOC131022330 produces MALLSSLVSPNSIPLHVFAPKSPTKLPRQFSHSLASLTPPPPSPSSSNSQESTSSATTESFTVLGKGSSPKSPELPYNYAFADLNGDPVVRFVQSTESTIERVIFDFRFLALLAIGGSLAGSLLCFLNGCVYIFDAYKVYWTSCVKGIHTGKMVLRLVEAIDVYLAGTVMLIFAMGLYGLFISNVPPGVPPSMDRALKGSSLFGMFALKERPQWMKISSLDELKTKVGHVIVMILLVKMFERSKMVTIATGLDLLSYSVCIFLSSASLYILHNLHKNDSH; encoded by the exons ATGGCGTTGCTCTCATCTTTAGTTTCACCCAATTCGATCCCCCTTCACGTATTCGCTCCAAAATCCCCAACAAAACTTCCCAGACAATTTTCACATTCACTTGCTTCATTAACCCCTCCTCCTCCATCTCCCTCTTCTTCAAATTCTCAAGAATCGACGTCGTCCGCAACAACTGAAAGTTTCACTGTATTAGGAAAAGGGTCGTCTCCAAAATCGCCAGAATTGCCCTACAACTACGCCTTCGCTGACCTAAATGGAGACCCCGTCGTCCGGTTTGTACAGTCTACGGAATCTACGATTGAAAGA GTCATATTCGACTTTCGCTTTCTTGCACTTCTGGCTATTGGAGGATCGTTAGCGGGCTCTCTACTGTGCTTTCTTAAT GGATGTGTATACATATTTGATGCCTATAAAGTGTACTGGACAAGCTGTGTCAAAGGAATCCATACTGGGAAAATGGTTCTGAGATTGGTTGAAGCTATTG ATGTGTATCTGGCTGGGACTGTGATGCTGATATTTGCCATGGGCTTGTACGGATTATTCATTTCGAACGTGCCTCCGGGTGTACCTCCTAGCATGGATCGCGCACTCAAGGGGTCTTCCTTGTTCGGGATGTTTGCTTTGAAG GAGAGGCCGCAGTGGATGAAGATCAGTTCGCTGGACGAGCTGAAGACGAAAGTAGGGCATGTGATTGTGATGATCCTTCTGGTGAAAATGTTCGAAAGGAGCAAGATGGTGACCATAGCAACTGGGCTGGACTTGTTGAGCTACTCTGTTTGTATATTCTTGTCGTCGGCATCCTTGTACATTCTTCACAATCTGCACAAAAATGACTCGCATTAA
- the LOC131022329 gene encoding RNA polymerase sigma factor sigD, chloroplastic-like isoform X1 has product MHMAMAIRSCSNHSPPFPNMPFSSYSTKPHLCISSYATLPLHAQSSSHYSCSALQQDTLVVTGGGIPPLAGAATPSPRRILERESGCDEATIRRKRRRRRKRRNTLERIYNDDDEEEEEDEIVFSNKKAGKSRFMSPKEEARFSWYLKERARVEAARRELVAEKGGDEVSSNEWAKAAGISRRKLDKILWNGRESEKRIISCYHGLVVSIASSYLGRGLSLQDLAQHRPSSRGDQIRSRKGLQAINIRLLVDQAIHHKSSSKQVEDGQITASHVQGSISELIPKIYEASNALSRELRRFPTHQEIAEAMEVNAEAVRLAIERNRAPISLDEAMTSHGYMSLQDIIAGPEELNPEAMMKKELVRAEMGKLLEALCEREARILRLHYGLGGESVWSFEEIGRLLKLSRERVRQINSAALAKLRQEDHLKYFIY; this is encoded by the exons ATGCATATGGCCATGGCCATACGCTCATGCTCAAACCATTCACCACCATTCCCAAATATGCCATTCTCCTCATACTCTACTAAACCACATCTCTGCATTTCAAGTTATGCCACTCTCCCTCTACATGCTCAATCTTCATCACATTACAGCTGCAGCGCGCTTCAACAAGATACACTCGTAGTGACCGGTGGCGGAATTCCGCCGCTCGCCGGAGCTGCGACGCCTTCGCCCCGTAGGATattggagagagaaagtggaTGCGACGAAGCTACAATCAGAAGGAAAAGAAggaggagaagaaaaagaagaaatacaTTGGAACGCATATATAATGACGACgatgaggaggaagaggaggatgAGATTGTGTTTTCGAACAAGAAGGCGGGAAAATCGAGATTCATGAGCCCTAAAGAAGAGGCGAGATTTTCCTGGTACCTCAAG GAAAGAGCGAGAGTTGAAGCAGCGAGAAGAGAATTAGTAGCAGAAAAGGGGGGAGATGAAGTTTCCTCAAACGAATGGGCCAAGGCCGCAGGAATTAGCCGGCGTAAACTAGACAAGATCTTGTGGAATGGGAGAGAATCGGAGAAGAGAATCATTAGCTGCTATCACGGTCTCGTTGTGTCGATTGCTTCTTCATATCTAGGCAGAGGATTAAGCTTGCAAGATCTGGCTCAG CATCGGCCTTCTTCGAGGGGCGATCAAATTCGATCCAGAAAAGGGCTACAAGCTATCAACATACGCTTACTGGTGGATCAGGCAATCCATCACAAGAGCAGTAGCAAGCAAGTCGAAGATGGTCAGATTACCG CTTCTCATGTACAGGGCAGCATAAGCGAGCTGATCCCCAAAATCTACGAAGCCAGCAACGCGTTAAGCAGAGAGCTAAGAAGGTTTCCTACGCACCAAGAGATCGCAGAGGCTATGGAGGTGAACGCCGAAGCTGTAAGGCTTGCTATCGAGAGAAACAGAGCTCCGATTTCTCTGGATGAAGCCATGACCAGCCATGGCTACATGTCGCTGCAG GATATAATAGCGGGGCCAGAAGAGTTGAATCCAGAAGCGATGATGAAGAAGGAGTTGGTGAGAGCGGAGATGGGGAAGCTTCTAGAGGCGTTGTGCGAGAGAGAGGCACGCATCTTGAGGCTGCACTACGGGTTGGGCGGGGAGTCGGTGTGGTCGTTTGAGGAGATAGGGAGATTATTGAAGCTGTCGAGGGAGAGAGTGAGGCAGATCAATTCTGCTGCGTTGGCCAAGTTGAGACAAGAGGATCATCTCAAATATTTCATTTACTAG
- the LOC131022329 gene encoding RNA polymerase sigma factor sigD, chloroplastic-like isoform X2, which translates to MHMAMAIRSCSNHSPPFPNMPFSSYSTKPHLCISSYATLPLHAQSSSHYSCSALQQDTLVVTGGGIPPLAGAATPSPRRILERESGCDEATIRRKRRRRRKRRNTLERIYNDDDEEEEEDEIVFSNKKAGKSRFMSPKEEARFSWYLKERARVEAARRELVAEKGGDEVSSNEWAKAAGISRRKLDKILWNGRESEKRIISCYHGLVVSIASSYLGRGLSLQDLAQEGSIGLLRGAIKFDPEKGYKLSTYAYWWIRQSITRAVASKSKMVRLPGSISELIPKIYEASNALSRELRRFPTHQEIAEAMEVNAEAVRLAIERNRAPISLDEAMTSHGYMSLQDIIAGPEELNPEAMMKKELVRAEMGKLLEALCEREARILRLHYGLGGESVWSFEEIGRLLKLSRERVRQINSAALAKLRQEDHLKYFIY; encoded by the exons ATGCATATGGCCATGGCCATACGCTCATGCTCAAACCATTCACCACCATTCCCAAATATGCCATTCTCCTCATACTCTACTAAACCACATCTCTGCATTTCAAGTTATGCCACTCTCCCTCTACATGCTCAATCTTCATCACATTACAGCTGCAGCGCGCTTCAACAAGATACACTCGTAGTGACCGGTGGCGGAATTCCGCCGCTCGCCGGAGCTGCGACGCCTTCGCCCCGTAGGATattggagagagaaagtggaTGCGACGAAGCTACAATCAGAAGGAAAAGAAggaggagaagaaaaagaagaaatacaTTGGAACGCATATATAATGACGACgatgaggaggaagaggaggatgAGATTGTGTTTTCGAACAAGAAGGCGGGAAAATCGAGATTCATGAGCCCTAAAGAAGAGGCGAGATTTTCCTGGTACCTCAAG GAAAGAGCGAGAGTTGAAGCAGCGAGAAGAGAATTAGTAGCAGAAAAGGGGGGAGATGAAGTTTCCTCAAACGAATGGGCCAAGGCCGCAGGAATTAGCCGGCGTAAACTAGACAAGATCTTGTGGAATGGGAGAGAATCGGAGAAGAGAATCATTAGCTGCTATCACGGTCTCGTTGTGTCGATTGCTTCTTCATATCTAGGCAGAGGATTAAGCTTGCAAGATCTGGCTCAG GAAGGCAGCATCGGCCTTCTTCGAGGGGCGATCAAATTCGATCCAGAAAAGGGCTACAAGCTATCAACATACGCTTACTGGTGGATCAGGCAATCCATCACAAGAGCAGTAGCAAGCAAGTCGAAGATGGTCAGATTACCG GGCAGCATAAGCGAGCTGATCCCCAAAATCTACGAAGCCAGCAACGCGTTAAGCAGAGAGCTAAGAAGGTTTCCTACGCACCAAGAGATCGCAGAGGCTATGGAGGTGAACGCCGAAGCTGTAAGGCTTGCTATCGAGAGAAACAGAGCTCCGATTTCTCTGGATGAAGCCATGACCAGCCATGGCTACATGTCGCTGCAG GATATAATAGCGGGGCCAGAAGAGTTGAATCCAGAAGCGATGATGAAGAAGGAGTTGGTGAGAGCGGAGATGGGGAAGCTTCTAGAGGCGTTGTGCGAGAGAGAGGCACGCATCTTGAGGCTGCACTACGGGTTGGGCGGGGAGTCGGTGTGGTCGTTTGAGGAGATAGGGAGATTATTGAAGCTGTCGAGGGAGAGAGTGAGGCAGATCAATTCTGCTGCGTTGGCCAAGTTGAGACAAGAGGATCATCTCAAATATTTCATTTACTAG